Proteins encoded in a region of the Streptomyces sp. NBC_00258 genome:
- a CDS encoding iron-containing alcohol dehydrogenase family protein codes for MPVLTRLIPSPVVVDIRPGALDDLASVLADQRISHSGKLAVAISGGSGAKLRDRLAPAMPGADWFEVGGGTLDDAIKLADVMKKGHYDAVVGLGGGKIIDCAKFAAARIGLPLVAVATNLSHDGLCSPVATLDNDAGRGSYGVPNPIAVIIDLDVIREAPVRFVRSGIGDALSNISAVADWELANREKGEAIDGLAAAMARQAGEAVLRHPGGVGDDAFLQVLAEGLVLTGISMSVAGDSRPASGACHEINHAFDLLFPKRAASHGEQCGMGAAFAMHLRGAREESAYMAEVLHRHGLPVLPEEIGFTVEEFVQVVEFAPSTRPGRYTILEHLDLSADQIRDAYADYAKAIGS; via the coding sequence GTGCCAGTACTGACGAGGCTCATCCCCTCGCCGGTCGTCGTCGACATTCGGCCGGGGGCGCTCGACGATCTGGCCAGTGTCCTTGCCGACCAGCGCATCTCGCACTCCGGCAAGCTGGCCGTCGCGATCAGCGGCGGCTCGGGCGCCAAGCTGCGTGACCGGCTGGCCCCGGCGATGCCGGGCGCCGACTGGTTCGAGGTCGGCGGCGGCACCCTGGACGACGCGATCAAGCTCGCCGACGTCATGAAGAAGGGGCACTACGACGCGGTCGTCGGCCTCGGCGGCGGCAAGATCATCGACTGCGCGAAGTTCGCCGCGGCACGCATCGGCCTTCCGCTGGTCGCCGTCGCCACGAACCTCTCGCACGACGGTCTGTGCTCGCCGGTCGCGACCCTCGACAACGACGCGGGCCGCGGTTCCTACGGCGTGCCGAACCCGATCGCGGTCATCATCGACCTCGACGTGATCCGTGAGGCCCCCGTCCGCTTCGTGCGCTCCGGCATCGGCGACGCCCTGTCCAACATCTCCGCGGTCGCGGACTGGGAGCTGGCCAACCGCGAGAAGGGCGAGGCGATCGACGGCCTGGCCGCCGCGATGGCCCGCCAGGCCGGCGAGGCCGTACTGCGGCACCCGGGCGGCGTCGGCGACGACGCCTTCCTGCAGGTACTCGCCGAGGGCCTGGTCCTCACCGGCATCTCCATGTCGGTCGCGGGCGACTCCCGCCCCGCGTCCGGCGCCTGCCACGAGATCAACCACGCCTTCGACCTGCTCTTCCCCAAGCGGGCTGCCAGCCATGGCGAGCAGTGCGGCATGGGCGCGGCCTTCGCGATGCACCTGCGCGGAGCCCGTGAGGAGTCCGCGTACATGGCCGAGGTCCTCCACCGCCACGGCCTCCCCGTTCTCCCGGAGGAGATCGGCTTCACCGTGGAGGAGTTCGTCCAGGTCGTGGAGTTCGCTCCGTCGACCCGGCCGGGCCGCTACACGATCCTCGAACACCTCGACCTGTCCGCCGACCAGATCAGGGACGCATACGCCGACTATGCAAAAGCCATCGGTAGCTGA
- a CDS encoding phosphocholine cytidylyltransferase family protein: protein MIGLVLAAGAGRRLRPYTDTLPKALVPVGPEGNEDSITVLDLTLGNFAEIGLTEVAIIVGYRKEAVYERREALEQKYGVKITLIDNDKAEEWNNAYSLWCGRDAIKHSVILANGDTVHPVSVEKTLLAARGEGKKIILALDTVKSLADEEMKVVVGPEGGMTKITKLMDPAEATGEYIGVTLIEGDAADELADALKTVFEADPQQFYEHGYQELVNRGFRIDVAPIGDVKWVEIDNHDDLAKGRVIACQY from the coding sequence ATGATCGGCCTCGTGCTGGCTGCCGGCGCCGGACGGCGTCTGCGCCCCTACACCGACACCCTGCCCAAGGCACTGGTGCCGGTGGGACCCGAGGGCAACGAGGACAGCATCACCGTGCTCGACCTCACGCTCGGCAACTTCGCCGAGATCGGCCTGACCGAGGTCGCGATCATCGTCGGTTACCGCAAGGAAGCCGTCTACGAGCGCCGCGAGGCGCTGGAGCAGAAGTACGGCGTCAAGATCACCCTGATCGACAACGACAAGGCCGAGGAGTGGAACAACGCCTACTCCCTGTGGTGCGGCCGTGACGCCATCAAGCACTCGGTGATCCTCGCCAACGGCGACACCGTGCACCCGGTCTCCGTCGAGAAGACCCTGCTCGCCGCCCGCGGCGAGGGCAAGAAGATCATCCTCGCCCTCGACACGGTGAAGTCCCTCGCCGACGAGGAGATGAAGGTCGTCGTCGGCCCCGAGGGCGGCATGACCAAGATCACCAAGCTGATGGACCCGGCCGAGGCGACCGGTGAGTACATCGGCGTCACCCTCATCGAGGGCGACGCGGCCGACGAGCTGGCCGACGCGCTGAAGACGGTCTTCGAGGCCGACCCCCAGCAGTTCTACGAGCACGGCTACCAGGAGCTCGTGAACCGCGGCTTCCGCATCGACGTGGCCCCCATCGGCGACGTCAAGTGGGTCGAGATCGACAACCACGACGACCTCGCCAAGGGACGCGTGATCGCGTGCCAGTACTGA
- a CDS encoding DUF5941 domain-containing protein, which produces MSTAILTGQPVPGSSLESDLRSLGFDVRVATDAADTETLLAAVPANQRVAVVDARFVGHVHALRLGLTDPRFDAAAIPGAVTARPVARPALTRALRTASDDASNGSVVVGILAERIAEVLDTDLHRPELGELVAEVPRDPQARNEARQALSVVDDEAIRLRTAVKSRDGFFTTYCISPYSRYLARWCARRGFTPNQVTTASLITALIAAGCAATGTRAGYVAAGLLLLFSFVLDCTDGQLARYSLQYSTLGAWLDATFDRAKEYAYYAGLALGAARGGDDVWALALGAMVLQTCRHVVDFSFNEANHDATANTSPTAALSGRLDSVGWTVWLRRMIVLPIGERWAMIAVLTAVTTPRITFYVLLIGCAFAATYTTAGRVLRSLTRKAQRTDRAAQALADLTDSGPLAEFLTRLTRGVRLSGPAVVALVAGALVVGASWLSPYGSWWPVLGAGVYVLLSPVALRRPLKGALDWLVPPFYRAAEYGTVLVLAAKADVNGALPAAFGLVAAVAYHHYDTVYRIRGNAGAPPHWLVRAIGGHEGRTLLVTVLAALLAATDFKVALTALAVAVALVVLVESIRFWVTAHKLGAPAVHDEGEPA; this is translated from the coding sequence CTGTCGACCGCCATCCTCACCGGTCAGCCGGTTCCCGGGTCGTCGCTCGAGAGCGATCTCCGGTCGCTCGGCTTCGACGTGCGGGTCGCCACTGACGCGGCCGACACCGAGACGCTCCTCGCCGCCGTCCCCGCGAACCAGCGGGTCGCCGTCGTCGACGCCCGCTTCGTGGGGCACGTCCACGCGCTGCGGCTCGGCCTGACCGACCCGCGCTTCGACGCCGCCGCGATCCCCGGTGCCGTCACCGCCCGGCCCGTGGCCCGCCCCGCGCTGACCCGCGCGCTGCGCACCGCCTCCGACGACGCCTCGAACGGCTCGGTGGTGGTCGGCATCCTCGCCGAGCGGATCGCGGAGGTCCTCGACACCGACCTGCACCGCCCCGAACTCGGCGAACTCGTCGCCGAGGTGCCGAGGGACCCGCAGGCCCGCAACGAGGCCCGGCAGGCCCTCTCCGTCGTGGACGACGAGGCGATCAGGCTGCGTACGGCCGTGAAGTCCCGCGACGGCTTCTTCACGACGTACTGCATCAGCCCGTACTCCCGCTACCTCGCCCGCTGGTGCGCCCGCCGCGGCTTCACGCCGAACCAGGTCACCACGGCCTCGCTGATCACCGCGCTGATCGCGGCGGGCTGTGCGGCGACCGGTACCCGCGCCGGCTACGTCGCCGCCGGACTGCTCCTCCTCTTCTCCTTCGTCCTCGACTGCACGGACGGCCAGCTCGCCCGCTACTCCCTGCAGTACTCCACGCTCGGCGCTTGGCTCGACGCGACCTTCGACCGCGCCAAGGAGTACGCCTACTACGCGGGCCTCGCCCTCGGTGCGGCCCGTGGCGGCGACGACGTATGGGCGCTCGCCCTCGGCGCGATGGTCCTGCAGACCTGCCGGCACGTCGTCGACTTCTCCTTCAACGAGGCGAACCACGACGCCACCGCCAACACCAGCCCCACCGCGGCCCTTTCCGGCAGGCTCGACAGTGTGGGCTGGACGGTCTGGCTGCGCCGCATGATCGTGCTGCCCATCGGCGAACGCTGGGCGATGATCGCCGTCCTCACGGCGGTCACGACACCCCGCATCACCTTCTACGTGCTGCTGATCGGCTGCGCCTTCGCGGCGACGTACACGACCGCGGGCCGGGTGCTCAGGTCGCTGACCCGCAAGGCACAGCGCACGGACCGGGCCGCGCAGGCCCTGGCCGACCTCACCGACTCGGGCCCGCTCGCCGAGTTCCTGACACGTCTGACGCGTGGCGTACGCCTCAGCGGTCCGGCCGTCGTCGCCCTGGTCGCCGGTGCACTCGTCGTGGGCGCCTCCTGGCTTTCCCCGTACGGCAGTTGGTGGCCCGTCCTGGGCGCCGGCGTGTACGTCCTGCTGTCGCCGGTGGCTCTCCGGCGACCGCTGAAGGGCGCCCTGGACTGGCTGGTTCCGCCGTTCTACCGGGCGGCCGAATACGGGACCGTTCTGGTACTGGCGGCCAAAGCCGATGTGAACGGAGCCCTTCCCGCGGCTTTCGGGCTGGTGGCGGCCGTCGCCTACCATCACTACGACACGGTGTACCGCATCCGCGGCAACGCCGGCGCGCCGCCGCACTGGCTGGTGCGGGCGATCGGCGGGCACGAAGGCAGGACGCTGCTGGTCACCGTCCTGGCCGCGCTGCTCGCCGCCACAGATTTCAAGGTCGCGCTCACGGCTCTCGCCGTGGCCGTGGCGCTCGTGGTGCTCGTCGAGAGCATCCGCTTCTGGGTGACCGCCCACAAACTCGGCGCACCCGCCGTACACGATGAAGGAGAACCCGCATGA
- the galE gene encoding UDP-glucose 4-epimerase GalE encodes MTWLITGGAGYIGAHVVRAMTGAGERVIALDDLSAGVPARLPADIPLVQGSSLDGELLKRVLAEHAVTGVVHLAARKQVGESVAQPTRYYQENVGGLATLLEAVAGAGIERFLFSSSAAVYGNPDVDLITEDTPCVPVNPYGETKLAGEWLVRAAGRAHGIATVCLRYFNVAGAATPELADTGVFNVVPMVFDRLTRDEAPRIFGDDYPTPDGTCVRDYIHVADLAEAHLAAARRLTSAGTEGDPGDLTVNIGRGEGVSVRELVTLIGEVSGDSRPALVEPRRPGDAPRAVASAALAAEQLEWTARRGVREMVESAWEGWRLHHPG; translated from the coding sequence ATGACATGGCTGATCACAGGCGGAGCTGGATACATCGGGGCACACGTGGTGCGTGCCATGACCGGGGCCGGGGAGCGCGTGATCGCGCTGGACGACCTCTCGGCCGGCGTGCCCGCGCGGCTGCCCGCCGACATTCCTCTGGTCCAGGGCTCGTCGCTGGACGGGGAACTGCTGAAGCGGGTGCTCGCCGAGCACGCGGTGACGGGTGTGGTGCACCTGGCCGCGCGCAAGCAGGTCGGCGAGTCCGTGGCCCAGCCCACGCGCTACTACCAGGAGAACGTCGGAGGACTCGCCACGCTCCTGGAGGCGGTCGCCGGGGCGGGCATCGAGCGCTTCCTCTTCTCCTCCTCCGCCGCCGTCTACGGCAACCCGGATGTGGATCTCATCACGGAGGACACTCCCTGCGTCCCGGTGAACCCCTACGGCGAGACGAAACTCGCCGGTGAGTGGCTGGTGCGGGCGGCGGGCCGCGCGCACGGCATCGCGACGGTGTGCCTGCGCTACTTCAACGTGGCGGGCGCGGCCACGCCCGAGCTGGCGGACACCGGCGTCTTCAACGTCGTCCCGATGGTCTTCGACCGGCTCACCCGTGACGAGGCCCCGCGGATCTTCGGCGACGACTACCCGACGCCGGACGGCACCTGCGTACGCGACTACATCCACGTCGCCGATCTCGCCGAGGCACATCTCGCGGCGGCCCGGCGGCTGACGTCGGCGGGCACCGAGGGCGATCCGGGCGATCTGACGGTCAACATCGGCCGCGGCGAGGGGGTTTCGGTGCGCGAGCTCGTGACGCTCATCGGCGAGGTCAGCGGTGACAGCCGTCCGGCACTCGTCGAGCCGCGCCGGCCGGGCGACGCCCCGCGCGCGGTCGCCTCGGCCGCGCTGGCCGCCGAGCAGCTGGAGTGGACCGCGCGCCGCGGGGTGCGCGAGATGGTCGAGTCGGCCTGGGAGGGCTGGCGGCTGCACCACCCCGGATGA
- a CDS encoding cation diffusion facilitator family transporter produces the protein MGAGHSHGHAHGAAGGGTAAAAYRGRLRVALWITLTVMVVEIVGGIVANSLALVADAAHMATDALGLAMALLAIHFAGRPPSGNRTFGYARAEILAALANCLLLLGVGGYVLYEAIQRFVTPAETEGGLTAVFGLIGLVANMISLSLLMRGQKESLNVRGAFLEVAADALGSLAVLVSAVLVLTTGWQAADPVASIVIGLMIVPRTWKLLRETLNVLLEAAPEDVDMAAVRSHIRALPGVEGVHDLHAWTITSGLPVLSAHVVVGSEALDTIGHEKMLHELRTCLGDHFDVEHCTFQLEPDGHAAHEMRVCH, from the coding sequence ATGGGGGCCGGTCACAGTCACGGGCATGCGCACGGCGCCGCCGGCGGGGGCACGGCGGCAGCGGCGTACCGCGGGAGGCTGCGCGTCGCGCTGTGGATCACGCTCACCGTCATGGTGGTCGAGATCGTCGGCGGGATCGTCGCGAACTCACTCGCGCTCGTCGCTGACGCGGCGCACATGGCGACGGACGCGCTCGGTCTCGCCATGGCGCTGCTCGCGATCCACTTCGCGGGCCGCCCGCCGAGCGGAAACCGCACCTTCGGCTACGCGCGCGCCGAGATCCTCGCCGCACTCGCGAACTGTCTGCTGCTGCTCGGGGTGGGCGGGTACGTCCTGTACGAGGCGATCCAGCGCTTCGTGACCCCGGCGGAGACCGAGGGCGGACTGACCGCGGTGTTCGGCCTGATCGGTCTGGTCGCGAACATGATCTCGCTGTCACTGCTCATGCGCGGGCAGAAAGAGAGCCTGAACGTGCGCGGTGCGTTCCTGGAGGTCGCCGCGGACGCACTGGGCTCGCTGGCCGTGCTGGTCTCAGCGGTCCTCGTCCTGACCACGGGCTGGCAGGCCGCCGACCCGGTCGCCTCGATCGTCATCGGCCTGATGATCGTTCCTCGTACGTGGAAGCTGCTGCGGGAGACGCTGAACGTGCTCCTGGAGGCGGCGCCCGAGGACGTCGACATGGCGGCGGTTCGGTCGCACATCCGTGCGCTGCCGGGTGTCGAGGGCGTCCACGATCTGCATGCCTGGACGATCACCTCGGGGCTGCCGGTGCTCTCCGCGCACGTGGTCGTCGGATCCGAGGCCCTCGACACCATCGGCCACGAGAAGATGCTGCACGAGCTGCGGACGTGCCTCGGCGACCACTTCGACGTGGAGCACTGCACCTTCCAGCTGGAGCCCGACGGGCACGCGGCGCACGAGATGCGTGTCTGCCACTGA
- the idi gene encoding isopentenyl-diphosphate Delta-isomerase, with amino-acid sequence MPITPATATHSSSNGTAEAILLELVDEDGTTIGTAEKLTAHQPPGQLHRAFSVFLFDERGRLLLQQRALGKYHSPGVWSNTCCGHPYPGEAPFAAAARRTYEELGVSPSLLAEAGTVRYNHPDPESGLVEQEFNHLFVGMVQSVVRPDPEEVGSTAFVTAGELVERHAEDPFSAWFMTVLDSARPAIRELTGAAAGW; translated from the coding sequence ATGCCGATCACACCTGCCACCGCGACGCACAGTTCGTCGAACGGCACCGCCGAAGCCATCTTGCTCGAACTGGTCGACGAGGACGGCACCACGATCGGCACGGCGGAGAAGCTCACGGCCCATCAGCCGCCCGGGCAGCTGCACCGGGCGTTCTCCGTCTTCCTCTTCGACGAGCGGGGGCGGCTGCTGCTCCAGCAGCGGGCTCTCGGCAAGTACCACTCCCCCGGCGTCTGGTCCAACACGTGCTGCGGTCATCCGTACCCCGGCGAGGCGCCCTTCGCGGCGGCCGCGCGGCGGACGTACGAGGAGCTGGGGGTCTCGCCGTCGCTGCTCGCCGAGGCGGGGACCGTGCGGTACAACCACCCCGATCCGGAGTCCGGGCTGGTGGAGCAGGAGTTCAATCACCTGTTCGTGGGGATGGTGCAGTCCGTTGTGCGGCCGGATCCGGAGGAGGTGGGCTCCACGGCGTTCGTGACCGCGGGGGAGCTTGTGGAGCGGCATGCGGAGGATCCGTTCTCCGCGTGGTTCATGACCGTGCTTGATTCGGCTCGGCCGGCGATTCGGGAGTTGACCGGGGCCGCTGCGGGTTGGTGA
- a CDS encoding ATP-binding protein, translated as MDDQGRGSGPRPEGGGEMPPDVRPPGPLPYEGVWRFTAPAVDASVPQARHAVRDLLARQGVPVSDELVQGLLLIVSELVTNAVRHAALLSPMLAVEIAVGAEWVRVSVEDNHPYRPTALEADHGQTGGRGLLLVREVTREAGGVCDVEHTATGGKVIWSALPLAPARAI; from the coding sequence ATGGACGACCAGGGGCGGGGGTCCGGCCCACGCCCTGAAGGCGGCGGGGAGATGCCCCCCGATGTCAGACCGCCGGGCCCGCTGCCGTACGAGGGGGTGTGGCGGTTCACCGCTCCCGCCGTCGACGCCTCGGTACCGCAGGCGCGGCACGCCGTCCGTGACCTGCTGGCCCGCCAGGGCGTACCCGTCTCGGACGAACTGGTCCAGGGGCTCCTGCTGATCGTCTCGGAGCTGGTCACCAACGCGGTCCGGCACGCGGCACTGCTCTCCCCGATGCTCGCCGTGGAGATCGCCGTCGGCGCCGAGTGGGTGCGGGTCTCCGTCGAGGACAACCACCCCTACCGCCCGACCGCCCTGGAGGCCGACCACGGCCAGACAGGCGGCCGTGGCCTCCTCCTGGTCCGCGAGGTCACGAGGGAGGCAGGCGGAGTCTGCGACGTGGAACACACGGCAACAGGCGGCAAGGTGATCTGGTCGGCGCTCCCACTCGCACCCGCGCGAGCGATCTGA